A stretch of the Odontesthes bonariensis isolate fOdoBon6 chromosome 5, fOdoBon6.hap1, whole genome shotgun sequence genome encodes the following:
- the LOC142379641 gene encoding zinc finger protein 706-like, which translates to MRISAIRPKLLRLTEALEQVTCRFFNLISVAVVSKTAVLIGLTLDMARGHQKFQSQQKNAKKQADIKKSKGHDQKAAAQAALVYTCTVCRTQMPDPKTFKQHFESKHPKSPMPPELVGVEA; encoded by the exons ATGCGCATCAGTGCGATAAGGCCGAAACTACTGCGATTGACGGAGGCTTTAGAACAAGTAACTTGTCGTTTCTTCAATCTTATTTCAGTGGCTGTCGTCAGTAAAACGGCCGTACTTATTG GTTTAACATTAGATATGGCCCGTGGGCACCAGAAGTTCCAGTCCCAacaaaaaaatgccaaaaagcaGGCGGACATCAAGAAGAGCAAAGGACATGACCAGAAGGCAGCAGCTCAGGCTGCTTTAGTATACACGTGCACTGTGTGTCGG ACACAAATGCCAGACCCGAAGACCTTCAAGCAACACTTTGAAAGCAAACATCCAAAGTCCCCAATGCCCCCAGAGTTAGTTGGCGTTGAGGCGTAG
- the LOC142379642 gene encoding 14-3-3 protein zeta/delta-like, with product MSEAPQKELVQKAKLAEQAERYDDMAAAMKAVTEDSEQLSNEERNLLSVAYKNVVGARRSSWRVVSSIEQKAEGSERKQGMAKEYREKIEKELKDICNDVLGLLDKYLIPKATLAESKVFYLKMKGDYYRYLAEVATGDEKTNIIKDSESAYKQASDISIKEMQPTHPIRLGLALNFSVFYYEILNSPKEACALAKAAFDDAIAELDTLSEESYKDSTLIMQLLRDNLTLWTSDNQVEGEEAEEPRD from the exons ATGAGCGAGGCACCTCAGAAGGAACTGGTACAAAAGGCCAAATTGGCCGAACAGGCTGAGCGTTATGATGACATGGCTGCAGCAATGAAAGCTGTGACGGAGGACAGTGAGCAGCTGTCAAATGAGGAGCGCAACCTGTTGTCGGTGGCCTACAAGAATGTAGTGGGTGCCCGACGCTCTTCCTGGCGTGTGGTGTCCAGCATCGAGCAGAAAGCGGAGGGCAGTGAAAGGAAGCAGGGCATGGCCAAAGAGTACCGAGAAAAGATTGAGAAAGAGCTGAAAGACATCTGCAATGATGTTCTG GGTCTCTTGGACAAGTATCTCATTCCCAAAGCAACTCTTGCAGAGAGCAAAgtcttttatttgaaaatgaaagGAGATTACTACCGCTATTTGGCTGAGGTGGCTACAGGAGACGAAAAAACAA ACATTATTAAGGATTCAGAGAGTGCATACAAACAGGCCTCTGATATCAGCATAAAGGAAATGCAGCCCACGCACCCAATTCGTCTTGGCCTCGCCCTCAATTTCTCAGTGTTCTACTATGAGATCCTCAATTCACCTAAAGAAGCTTGCGCACTGGCCAAAGCA GCTTTTGATGATGCCATTGCAGAGCTGGACACACTGAGTGAAGAATCGTATAAAGACAGTACACTAATCATGCAGCTATTGAGAGACAACTTGACA CTGTGGACTTCTGATAACCAAGTTgagggagaggaagcagaggaacCCAGAGATTGA
- the LOC142379643 gene encoding polyadenylate-binding protein 1A isoform X2 — protein sequence MNPSAPSYPMASLYVGDLHPDVTEAMLYEKFSPAGPILSIRVCRDMITRRSLGYAYVNFQQPADAERALDTMNFDVIKGRPLRIMWSQRDPSLRKSGVGNIFIKNLDKSIDNKALYDTFSAFGNILSCKVVCDENGSKGYGFVHFETHEAAERAIEKMNGMLLNDRKVFVGRFKSRKEREAELGARAREFTNVYIKNFGEDMDDEKLKEMFGPALSIRVMTDEGGKSKGFGFVSFERHEDAQKAVDDMNGKELNGRQVYVGRAQKKGERQNELKRKFEQMKQDRMTRYQGVNLYVKNLDDGLDDERLRKEFSPFGTITSAKVMMEGGRSKGFGFVCFSSPEEATKAVTEMNGRIVATKPLYVALAQRKEERQAHLTNQYMQRMATVRAVPNPVLNPYQPAPPSGYFMAAIPQAQNRAAYYSANQLAQLRPSPRWATQGVRPQHFQNMPNAMRPSAPRPQTFNTIRATATTNTQVPRMMTSQRMPTQALGQRPASASAAAAPVRAMPQYKYAPGVRNPQQHMASQPQVTMQQPAVHVQGQEPLTASMLAAAPPQEQKQMLGERLFPLIQNMHPSLAGKITGMLLEIDNSELLHMLESPESLRSKVDEAVAVLQAHQAKEAAQKSTTPAGVPSV from the exons ATGAATCCAAGCGCGCCTAGCTATCCAATGGCCTCCCTCTATGTAGGGGATTTGCACCCAGACGTTACTGAGGCCATGCTCTACGAGAAATTCAGCCCGGCTGGACCCATCCTCTCCATCAGGGTGTGCAGAGACATGATTACCCGCCGTTCTCTTGGCTATGCCTACGTTAACTTCCAGCAACCTGCTGATG CTGAGCGAGCCTTGGACACCATGAACTTTGATGTGATCAAGGGCAGACCTCTTCGCATCATGTGGTCTCAGCGTGACCCCTCTTTGAGAAAGAGTGGAGTGGGAAACATCTTTATCAAGAACTTGGACAAGTCTATTGATAACAAGGCCCTGTATGACACCTTCTCTGCATTTGGAAACATTCTCTCCTGCAAG GTTGTTTGTGATGAAAATGGCTCAAAGGGTTATGGCTTTGTGCACTTTGAGACCCACGAGGCCGCTGAGCGCGCCATTGAGAAAATGAATGGCATGTTGCTCAATGACAGAAAAGT ATTTGTTGGGCGCTTTAAATCCCGCAAAGAGCGGGAGGCTGAGCTTGGGGCACGTGCCAGAGAATTTACTAACGTTTACATTAAGAATTTCGGGGAGGACATGGATGATGAGAAGCTGAAGGAGATGTTTG GGCCGGCACTCAGTATCCGGGTTATGACCGATGAGGGTGGCAAATCAAAGGGATTTGGCTTTGTCAGCTTTGAGAGGCACGAAGACGCACAAAAG GCTGTAGATGACATGAATGGTAAAGAACTGAATGGTCGGCAAGTGTATGTGGGCCGAGCACAGAAGAAAGGGGAGCGCCAGAATGAGCTCAAGCGTAAATTTGAGCAGATGAAACAGGATCGCATGACCAGATATCAG GGTGTCAATCTGTACGTTAAAAACTTGGATGATGGCCTGGATGATGAGCGTCTGCGCAAAGAATTTTCTCCATTTGGAACCATAACAAGTGCAAAG GTAATGATGGAGGGTGGCCGCAGTAAAGGCTTTGGCTTTGTTTGCTTCTCTTCGCCAGAGGAGGCCACTAAAGCCGTCACAGAGATGAATGGGCGTATTGTGGCCACAAAGCCACTTTATGTGGCCCTGGCTCAGCGGAAGGAAGAGCGACAGGCCCATCTAACCAACCAGTACATGCAGAGAATGGCCACTGTCCGTGCTGTGCCCAACCCTGTTCTCAACCCCTATCAGCCTGCTCCACCTTCAGGCTACTTCATGGCGGCCATACCCCAG GCCCAGAACCGTGCTGCGTATTACTCCGCCAACCAGTTGGCCCAGCTCCGGCCCAGCCCTCGTTGGGCCACGCAGGGTGTGCGTCCTCAGC ACTTCCAAAACATGCCCAATGCTATGCGGCCATCGGCACCAAGGCCCCAGACCTTCAACACCATCCGTGCTACCGCTACCACCAACACCCAGGTCCCACGCATGATGACTTCCCAGCGTATGC CCACGCAGGCACTTGGCCAGCGCCCAGCCAGCGCTTCAGCCGCTGCAGCCCCGGTGCGTGCCATGCCTCAGTACAAATATGCTCCGGGTGTGCGCAATCCTCAGCAACACATGGCCTCCCAGCCACAGGTCACCATGCAGCAA ccGGCAGTCCATGTCCAAGGCCAGGAGCCCCTCACTGCCTCAATGctggctgcagcccccccacagGAACAGAAGCAGATGCTGG GTGAGCGTTTGTTCCCCTTGATCCAAAACATGCACCCTAGCCTGGCAGGCAAGATCACCGGTATGCTGCTGGAGATCGATAACTCTGAGCTGCTTCACATGCTGGAGTCGCCTGAATCCCTGCGCTCCAAG GTGGATGAGGCTGTTGCTGTGCTTCAGGCCCACCAGGCTAAAGAGGCCGCTCAGAAGTCCACCACTCCTGCTGGTGTTCCCAGCGTTTAA
- the LOC142379643 gene encoding polyadenylate-binding protein 1A isoform X1 — protein sequence MNPSAPSYPMASLYVGDLHPDVTEAMLYEKFSPAGPILSIRVCRDMITRRSLGYAYVNFQQPADAERALDTMNFDVIKGRPLRIMWSQRDPSLRKSGVGNIFIKNLDKSIDNKALYDTFSAFGNILSCKVVCDENGSKGYGFVHFETHEAAERAIEKMNGMLLNDRKVFVGRFKSRKEREAELGARAREFTNVYIKNFGEDMDDEKLKEMFGKYGPALSIRVMTDEGGKSKGFGFVSFERHEDAQKAVDDMNGKELNGRQVYVGRAQKKGERQNELKRKFEQMKQDRMTRYQGVNLYVKNLDDGLDDERLRKEFSPFGTITSAKVMMEGGRSKGFGFVCFSSPEEATKAVTEMNGRIVATKPLYVALAQRKEERQAHLTNQYMQRMATVRAVPNPVLNPYQPAPPSGYFMAAIPQAQNRAAYYSANQLAQLRPSPRWATQGVRPQHFQNMPNAMRPSAPRPQTFNTIRATATTNTQVPRMMTSQRMPTQALGQRPASASAAAAPVRAMPQYKYAPGVRNPQQHMASQPQVTMQQPAVHVQGQEPLTASMLAAAPPQEQKQMLGERLFPLIQNMHPSLAGKITGMLLEIDNSELLHMLESPESLRSKVDEAVAVLQAHQAKEAAQKSTTPAGVPSV from the exons ATGAATCCAAGCGCGCCTAGCTATCCAATGGCCTCCCTCTATGTAGGGGATTTGCACCCAGACGTTACTGAGGCCATGCTCTACGAGAAATTCAGCCCGGCTGGACCCATCCTCTCCATCAGGGTGTGCAGAGACATGATTACCCGCCGTTCTCTTGGCTATGCCTACGTTAACTTCCAGCAACCTGCTGATG CTGAGCGAGCCTTGGACACCATGAACTTTGATGTGATCAAGGGCAGACCTCTTCGCATCATGTGGTCTCAGCGTGACCCCTCTTTGAGAAAGAGTGGAGTGGGAAACATCTTTATCAAGAACTTGGACAAGTCTATTGATAACAAGGCCCTGTATGACACCTTCTCTGCATTTGGAAACATTCTCTCCTGCAAG GTTGTTTGTGATGAAAATGGCTCAAAGGGTTATGGCTTTGTGCACTTTGAGACCCACGAGGCCGCTGAGCGCGCCATTGAGAAAATGAATGGCATGTTGCTCAATGACAGAAAAGT ATTTGTTGGGCGCTTTAAATCCCGCAAAGAGCGGGAGGCTGAGCTTGGGGCACGTGCCAGAGAATTTACTAACGTTTACATTAAGAATTTCGGGGAGGACATGGATGATGAGAAGCTGAAGGAGATGTTTGGCAAGTATG GGCCGGCACTCAGTATCCGGGTTATGACCGATGAGGGTGGCAAATCAAAGGGATTTGGCTTTGTCAGCTTTGAGAGGCACGAAGACGCACAAAAG GCTGTAGATGACATGAATGGTAAAGAACTGAATGGTCGGCAAGTGTATGTGGGCCGAGCACAGAAGAAAGGGGAGCGCCAGAATGAGCTCAAGCGTAAATTTGAGCAGATGAAACAGGATCGCATGACCAGATATCAG GGTGTCAATCTGTACGTTAAAAACTTGGATGATGGCCTGGATGATGAGCGTCTGCGCAAAGAATTTTCTCCATTTGGAACCATAACAAGTGCAAAG GTAATGATGGAGGGTGGCCGCAGTAAAGGCTTTGGCTTTGTTTGCTTCTCTTCGCCAGAGGAGGCCACTAAAGCCGTCACAGAGATGAATGGGCGTATTGTGGCCACAAAGCCACTTTATGTGGCCCTGGCTCAGCGGAAGGAAGAGCGACAGGCCCATCTAACCAACCAGTACATGCAGAGAATGGCCACTGTCCGTGCTGTGCCCAACCCTGTTCTCAACCCCTATCAGCCTGCTCCACCTTCAGGCTACTTCATGGCGGCCATACCCCAG GCCCAGAACCGTGCTGCGTATTACTCCGCCAACCAGTTGGCCCAGCTCCGGCCCAGCCCTCGTTGGGCCACGCAGGGTGTGCGTCCTCAGC ACTTCCAAAACATGCCCAATGCTATGCGGCCATCGGCACCAAGGCCCCAGACCTTCAACACCATCCGTGCTACCGCTACCACCAACACCCAGGTCCCACGCATGATGACTTCCCAGCGTATGC CCACGCAGGCACTTGGCCAGCGCCCAGCCAGCGCTTCAGCCGCTGCAGCCCCGGTGCGTGCCATGCCTCAGTACAAATATGCTCCGGGTGTGCGCAATCCTCAGCAACACATGGCCTCCCAGCCACAGGTCACCATGCAGCAA ccGGCAGTCCATGTCCAAGGCCAGGAGCCCCTCACTGCCTCAATGctggctgcagcccccccacagGAACAGAAGCAGATGCTGG GTGAGCGTTTGTTCCCCTTGATCCAAAACATGCACCCTAGCCTGGCAGGCAAGATCACCGGTATGCTGCTGGAGATCGATAACTCTGAGCTGCTTCACATGCTGGAGTCGCCTGAATCCCTGCGCTCCAAG GTGGATGAGGCTGTTGCTGTGCTTCAGGCCCACCAGGCTAAAGAGGCCGCTCAGAAGTCCACCACTCCTGCTGGTGTTCCCAGCGTTTAA